In Antarcticibacterium arcticum, the genomic stretch CAACCCGGGATCTCTTCACACTGGTTTACCAGTTTTATAAGTTTTTTGTTTTTGATTGTTACTGAATGTTCCTTTCCCTTTTTCCCTACAAATTCAAACTTCATATTGTTTTTGGAGATCTTTACGTGCCGGGAACGAAGGGTGGAAAGTCCGTAAGTTTTATTTTCCTTTGCGTAATAAGCATTCCCAATACGAATGTGTGTTTCTTCCATTAATCTTATCACGAGCGCCATCACTTTCTTTTGATTCATTTCAGGCAGGTCCAGGTCTTCTTCCACCCTTTGCCGTATTTTTGGAAGCTTTTTTCCAAAGGTGGACATTTTAAAAAATTTTGTCTGGTTCCTCAGGTTAGACCACAGGGGATGGTAGATGTATTGCTTTCGGTTCTTTTCATCTCTACCCACCGCCTGTAAATGTCCTTTGCCAGATTTCGCGATCTTCACATTTTTCCACGCCGGGGGTATCACAAGACTGTTAATTCGTTTTAGAATTTCGGCATCCTTTACTTTTTCATCTTTTTCCAGATAAGTAAATCCCCTTCCTGCTTTTTTTCGTTCTATAGAAAGGTCTCTTTCCTGAATATATTTAAGATTTGCCATTTGAATAGCATCCAGCGGATTGTCAAGGATGGTATTCACATCTTCAGAAGAAAGTGTCATACAATTTTTTTGGAAAAGATATATTTAAATGGATTAAAGGATTAATAAAAAAAAGTGAAAATTTCTTCCAAAAAAAAAACTCTTTTCCCGGTAACAGGAAAAGAGTTTCTGAAAATATAAGTTTGAATATAGGTTTAATCGAAATAACTGAAGGTTTCGCCGTCCTTAATATTCAGCAAACTTTCATAGATAAGACGAATCACATTTTCCACATCGTCTTTATGTACCATTTCTACTGTAGTATGCATATACCTTAAAGGCAGGCTTATAAGGGCAGAAGCAACCCCGCCATTGCTATAGGCAAAAGCATCAGTATCTGTTCCTGTAAAACTGCTGGAGGCCGCACGTTGGAAAGGGATTTCATTTTTCTCTGCAGTATCTATAAGCAATTCCCTTAATTTATTCTGTACCGCGGGGGCATAGGAGATCACCGGGCCCTTGCTTATTTTGGCATACCCATTGGTTTTCTTTTCAATCATTGGGGTAGTGGTATCATGAGTTACATCTGTCACTATGGCCACATTAGGTTGAATACGGTGGGTGATCATCTGCGCTCCCCGTAAACCTATCTCTTCCTGAACGGAATTGGTGATATAAAGTCCAAACGGAAGTTTCTTTTTGTTCTCCTTAAGAAGTCTGGCAACCTGGGAAATCATAAATCCGCCAATACGGTTATCCAGCGCGCGTCCCACAAACTTATTTTGATTAAGAATAAAGAATTCATCCGGATATGTGATCACACACCCAACGTGCACTCCAAGTTCATGGACTTCATCACGATTGGTGCACCCCACATCTATACATATATTGTCCATTTTTGGAGCTTCTTCCTTTTCCTTATTACGGGTATGGATTGCCGGCCAGCCAAAAACACCTTTTACGATCCCATTTTTGGTATGGATATTTACCCGCTTGGAGGCTGCTATCTGGTGGTCACTCCCGCCATTACGAATCACATATATAAGACCATCATCTGTAATATAATTTACATACCACGAGATCTCATCGGCATGACCTTCTATTACAACTTTAAATTTAGCTTTGGGATTAATAACCCCCACTGCAGTTCCATAGGTATCTGTAATAAATTCATCTACATAAGGCTTGAGGTAATCCATCCAGAGCTTTTGGCCTTCCCATTCATAACCGGTAGGGGAGGCATTGTTCAGGTATTTTTCAAGAAAGTCTATTGATTTTTGATCCAGGATCTCTATTTGCTTCATTGTAAATTATTTTGGACGAATTTAATAAGAATAAAATGGATGACAAGAGCAATAATTGTAAATTTGGAATGGTTTTAGTTTAGGATGTTGGAATTATAATTTGAATAATTTTGAAGGTACTTATAACAGTTTTATTTATAGTTATTTTTTCAGGAGTTTCGGCCCAAACAAAACCGGTGGAAGATACCCTGCAGAAGGAGTATTTTATAATTCTGGGAGATACTATAGTAAGAGAGACTATTGATCTTGATGAGGTAGTGATCCTTAAAAAGCTAAGTTTTGCTTCAGAAAAAGACCGCAGGGAGTATTTGATATTAAGGAGAAAGACCAGAAAGGTGTATCCATATGCCAAACTGGCTTCAGAGCGATTGGTAGAGCTAAACTCCAGGCTGGACAAGATCAAGACTAAACGGGACCAGAAGAAATACACCAAGATAGTACAGGATTATATCGAAGATCAATTTGCGGCTGAGCTTAAGAAACTCACGAAAACTGAAGGCCAGATCCTGGTAAAACTGGTTCACCGGCAAACAGGCGTAACAGCCTTTGACCTAATTAAAGAATTGAAAAGTGGGTGGAGAGCCTTTTGGTATAACTCTACAGCCAGTATTTTTGATATTTCTCTTAAAGAAAAGTACAGGCCTCATGCCAATAAAGAGGACTTTTTGATCGAGGATATTTTGCAAAGGTCTTTTCAGGCCAAAGTTTTAGAGCCGCAGCCCAGTGCACTTGATTTTAATTTTCTTGAACTTAGGAATAAATGGACAGTAAAAGCCAAACCTGCCCCGCTTTCCAGGGATGTTACTTCCCGTCAAACCCAATAATCCTGAATTAAGGGTTTCTTAGATTAAAGTTGAATTAAAATTTGTTTTCCTAAAATCCCCTCCTTCAATATGTTAACCGAAAGTTAATTTTTTATTTCAAAAAACATGAAATAAAGTTTGTTTGTAAGAAAAAAAGCGGTGTATATTTGCAGCCGCTTAGGAGATGGCCTTGTGTTTATTGAGAAGCGGGAGTTCATTGATTGTTGCTGGTTTGGTGAGGTGTTTTAGGGGGAGTGTTCCTTATAAAACTCACTCTTAAAAAAACTTTAAAAAGTTTGTTTGATAAAGGAAAAGCATGGTATATTTGCAGCCGCTTAGTTTTGAACTGGTGGTTGTTCTTTCCCTGAAAATTTCCTTAAAAAACTTTAAAAAAAAGTTTGGTTGGTAAAGAAAAAGGGTTGTATATTTGCAGCCGCTTACAAAACGAGCGAAAGTTCATTAAATGGTACTGAAATAAGATCCCGGGTGGGCAGATAAGCAGAAGAGGTTCGAGTCCTTTTATTTTAACTAGGGTCGCGGTGCGACACAACGTTCTTTGATATATTGAATTGACAGCGCGTTTTACTACTTAGGTAGTAAAGCAAAGAAATTAAATTAAGACTAGAAAAGTCATTTTGAGTGTCTTTTATATGTGTAAATATATAGAAGATAGAGAGAACCCTTGGTAATTGTAAATTTATTTAAAGATTAACGATGAAGAGTTTGATCCTGGCTCAGGATGAACGCTAGCGGCAGGCTTAACACATGCAAGTCGAGGGGCAGCACAAGATTGCTTGCAATCTGGTGGCGACCGGCGCACGGGTGCGTAACGCGTATACAATCTACCTTATAGAGGGGGATAGCCCAGAGAAATTTGGATTAATACCCCATAGTATTATAGAACAGCATTGTTTTATGATTAAACATTTATGGCTATAAGATGAGTATGCGTTCTATTAGCTAGATGGTAAGGTAACGGCTTACCATGGCTACGATAGATAGGGGTCCTGAGAGGGAGATCCCCCACACTGGTACTGAGACACGGACCAGACTCCTACGGGAGGCAGCAGTGAGGAATATTGGACAATGGGCGAGAGCCTGATCCAGCCATGCCGCGTGCAGGAAGACGGCCCTATGGGTTGTAAACTGCTTTTATACAGGAAGAAACACTCCCTCGTGAGGGAGCTTGACGGTACTGTAGGAATAAGGATCGGCTAACTCCGTGCCAGCAGCCGCGGTAATACGGAGGATCCAAGCGTTATCCGGAATCATTGGGTTTAAAGGGTCCGTAGGCGGGATAATAAGTCAGCGGTGAAAGTCTGTGGCTCAACCATAGAATTGCCATTGATACTGTTGTTCTTGAGTGTTTATGAAGTGGTTAGAATATGTAGTGTAGCGGTGAAATGCTTAGATATTACATGGAATACCGATTGCGAAGGCAGATCACTAATAAAATACTGACGCTGATGGACGAAAGCGTAGGTAGCGAACAGGATTAGATACCCTGGTAGTCTACGCCGTAAACGATGGTTACTAGCTGTTCGGCCGTAAGGCTGAGTGGCTAAGCGAAAGTGATAAGTAACCCACCTGGGGAGTACGTTCGCAAGAATGAAACTCAAAGGAATTGACGGGGGCCCGCACAAGCGGTGGAGCATGTGGTTTAATTCGATGATACGCGAGGAACCTTACCAGGGCTTAAATGTAGTCTGACAGGAGTGGAAACACTTTTTTCTTCGGACAGATTACAAGGTGCTGCATGGTTGTCGTCAGCTCGTGCCGTGAGGTGTCAGGTTAAGTCCTATAACGAGCGCAACCCCTGTGGTTAGTTGCCAGCGAGTAATGTCGGGAACTCTAACCAGACTGCCGGTGCAAACCGTGAGGAAGGTGGGGATGACGTCAAATCATCACGGCCCTTACGTCCTGGGCCACACACGTGCTACAATGGTAGGGACAGAGAGCAGCCACTGGGTGACCAGGAGCGAATCTACAAACCCTATCTCAGTTCGGATCGGAGTCTGCAACTCGACTCCGTGAAGCTGGAATCGCTAGTAATCGCATATCAGCCATGATGCGGTGAATACGTTCCCGGGCCTTGTACACACCGCCCGTCAAGCCATGGAAGCTGGGGGTACCTGAAGTCGGTCACCGCAAGGAGCCGCCTAGGGTAAAACTGGTAACTGGGGCTAAGTCGTAACAAGGTAGCCGTACCGGAAGGTGCGGCTGGAACACCTCCTTTCTAGAGCTATTGCCTTATTAAAGGGCAAAGCGCAATTATCAAACAAAGGTTTCTTGAAAGGATTCTTTTGGTCTTAATTTAGCTGTCAATTTCGATATATTATTTTATAAAGTATTGAGTACTGAGTATTGGGAATTGAGTATGGGGAGGTTTATCTAACTACTCACTACTAACTACTCACTACTATTTGCAGTCTCATAGCTCAGCTGGTTAGAGCGCTACACTGATAATGTAGAGGTCGGCAGTTCGAGTCTGCCTGAGACTACGACGCAAGCGAGCGCTTGCGAAGTTAAAAAGGAAAAGAGTTAAAGAGGTAAAAGTCTTTGCTGTACGTTCATTACAAGTATTGAAAGGAAATTTTAGAAGTTGGGAATCCCAGGTTGACATAAAGGTCATCAATTAACTGATAACTGTTAACTGATAACTGACAACTGAAACGGGGGATTAGCTCAGCTGGCTAGAGCGCCTGCCTTGCACGCAGGAGGTCATCGGTTCGACTCCGATATTCTCCACAAGACAATGATCAATAAACAATGATCAATAAACAATGAAAATTGTTAATTGGTAACTGTTAATTGCTAATTGTAAAACGTTCATTGACATATTGGGAAATAAAGAATACGAGAGAATACGTTCTTTGCGGGCAACTGCAAGGGATATGAAATAATTAAAATTGATACTAAGAACAAGCTGCACGGCTGTTTTTAGTGTCAGAGCAAATTAGGTAAAAGCACATAAGCTAAATAAGGGCGTATGGGGAATGCCTAGGCTCTCAGAGGCGAAGAAGGACGTGATAAGCTGCGAAAAGCTGCGGGGACTGGCACATACAGTTTGATCCGCAGATATCCGAATGGGGCAACCCACTATATTGAAGATATAGTATTCCGTAAGGAAGGCGAACCCGGGGAACTGAAACATCTAAGTACCCGGAGGAGAAGAAAACAACAGTGATTGCGCAAGTAGTGGCGAGCGAACGCGCATTAGCCCAAACCTGTATTGTTACGGCAATGCAGGGGTTATAGGACTGCGATATTGGTTGTGTAATGAATTAGAACACTTTGGAAAGAGTGACCATAGAGGGTGATAGTCCCGTATAAGTAAAGATCATAAACCATAGCAGTATCCTGAGTAGTGCGGGGCACGAGAAACCCTGTATGAATTAAGCGGGACCATCCGCTAAGGCTAAATACTCCTGAGAGACCGATAGTGAACCAGTACCGTGAGGGAAAGGTGAAAAGAACCGTGAATAACGGAGTGAAATAGATCCTGAAACCATACGCTTACAAGCGGTCGGAGCCCTTTAGTGGGGTGACGGCGTGCCTTTTGCATAATGAGCCTACGAGTTACCGTTGCCAGCAAGGTTAAGCATTTAAGATGTGGAGCCGTAGCGAAAGCGAGTCTTAATAGGGCGCTATAGTTGGTAGTGGTAGACGCGAAACCGTGTGATCTACCCTTGGGCAGGTTGAAGCTGTGGTAACACATAGTGGAGGACCGAACCCGTTGACGTTGAAAAGTCTTGGGATGACCTGAGGGTAGGGGTGAAAGGCCAATCAAACTCGGAAATAGCTCGTACTCCCCGAAATGCATTTAGGTGCAGCGATAATTATAGTTTTATAGAGGTAGAGCTACTGATTGGATGCGGGGGCTTCACCGCCTACCAATTCCTGACAAACTCCGAATGCTATAAAATGTTTATTATCAGTGAGGGCATGGGTGCTAAGGTCCATGTCCGAGAGGGAAAGAACCCAGACCATCAGCTAAGGTCCCCAAATGTATATTAAGTTGAAAAAACGCGGTTGAACTGCCCAGACAGCTAGGATGTTGGCTTGGAAGCAGCCATTCATTTAAAGAGTGCGTAACAGCTCACTAGTCGAGCGGTTCGGCATGGATAATAATCGGGCATAAATATACTACCGAAGCTATGGATTTCATATTTAGATATGGAGTGGTAGGGGAGCATTGTAATGGGGTTGAAGGTGAGCTGTAAGGCTTGCTGGACTAATTACAAAAGAAAATGTAGGCATAAGTAACGATAATGCGGGCGAGAAACCCGCACACCGAAAGACTAAGGTTTCCTCAGCTATGCTAATCAGCTGAGGGTTAGTCGGGACCTAAGGCGACCCCGAAAGGGTTAGTCGATGGACAACAGATTAATATTTCTGTACCTGCCCCGCGATAAAAGTGACGGAGGCGAAAAGTTAGTGCGTACTGACGGAATAGTACGTTGAAGGATGTGGTAACACTCTGATAGTACACAAAGGCTTCGGCTGGCGTGATAATCTAGCAAATCGACTTCCAAGAAAAGCGAGTGGTGGCAGCCCGTACCGCAAACCGACACAGGTAGTTGGGATGAGAATTCTAAGGTGCTCGAGAGATTCATGGCTAAGGAACTAGGCAAAATAGACCCGTAACTTCGGGAGAAGGGTCGCCCATCTTCGGATGGGCCGCAGTGAAGAGGTCCAGGCGACTGTTTATCAAAAACACAGGGCTCTGCTAAATCGAAAGATGATGTATAGGGCCTGACACCTGCCCGGTGCTGGAAGGTTAAGAGGAGATGTTAGCTTCGGCGAAGCATTGAATTGAAGCCCCAGTAAACGGCGGCCGTAACTATAACGGTCCTAAGGTAGCGAAATTCCTTGTCGGGTAAGTTCCGACCTGCACGAATGGTGCAACGATCTGGACACTGTCTCAGCCATGAGCTCGGTGAAATTGTAGTATCGGTGAAGATGCCGATTACCCGCTGTGGGACGAAAAGACCCCGTGCACCTTTACTATAGCTTAGTATTGACTTTGGACAAGTGATGTGTAGGATAGGTGGGAGACTTTGAAGCGGCGTCGCCAGGCGTTGTGGAGTCATTGTTGAAATACCACCCTTTACTTGTTTGAAGCCTAACCCCTGAAAATGGGGGACAATGCTTGGTGGGTAGTTTGACTGGGGTGGTCGCCTCCAAAAGAGTAACGGAGGCTTCTAAAGGTTCCCTCAGCACGCTTGGTAACCGTGCGTAGAGTGCAATGGCAAAAGGGAGCTTGACTGAGAGACATACAGGTCGATCAGGTACGAAAGTAGAGCATAGTGATCCGGTGGTTCCGTATGGAAGGGCCATCGCTCAAAGGATAAAAGGTACGCCGGGGATAACAGGCTGATCTCCCCCAAGAGCTCACATCGACGGGGGGTTTGGCACCTCGATGTCGGCTCGTCACATCCTGGGGCTGGAGAAGGTCCCAAGGGTTGGGCTGTTCGCCCATTAAAGTGGCACGCGAGCTGGGTTCAGAACGTCGTGAGACAGTTCGGTCTCTATCTACAGTGGGCGTTAGAAATTTGAGTGGATCTGACTCTAGTACGAGAGGACCGAGTTGGACTGACCTCTGGTGCACCAGTTGTTCCGCCAGGAGCATTGCTGGGTAGCTACGTCGGGAAGGGATAAGCGCTGAAAGCATATAAGCGCGAAACCCACCACAAGATGAGATTTCTTTAAAGGATCGTGGAAGACTACCACGTTGATAGGCCATAGGTGTAAAGGCAGTAATGTCATAGCCGAGTGGTACTAATAATCCGTAAAGCTTAGTGCACC encodes the following:
- a CDS encoding M42 family metallopeptidase — encoded protein: MKQIEILDQKSIDFLEKYLNNASPTGYEWEGQKLWMDYLKPYVDEFITDTYGTAVGVINPKAKFKVVIEGHADEISWYVNYITDDGLIYVIRNGGSDHQIAASKRVNIHTKNGIVKGVFGWPAIHTRNKEKEEAPKMDNICIDVGCTNRDEVHELGVHVGCVITYPDEFFILNQNKFVGRALDNRIGGFMISQVARLLKENKKKLPFGLYITNSVQEEIGLRGAQMITHRIQPNVAIVTDVTHDTTTPMIEKKTNGYAKISKGPVISYAPAVQNKLRELLIDTAEKNEIPFQRAASSSFTGTDTDAFAYSNGGVASALISLPLRYMHTTVEMVHKDDVENVIRLIYESLLNIKDGETFSYFD
- a CDS encoding DNA topoisomerase IB encodes the protein MTLSSEDVNTILDNPLDAIQMANLKYIQERDLSIERKKAGRGFTYLEKDEKVKDAEILKRINSLVIPPAWKNVKIAKSGKGHLQAVGRDEKNRKQYIYHPLWSNLRNQTKFFKMSTFGKKLPKIRQRVEEDLDLPEMNQKKVMALVIRLMEETHIRIGNAYYAKENKTYGLSTLRSRHVKISKNNMKFEFVGKKGKEHSVTIKNKKLIKLVNQCEEIPGWQLFKFFDEAGQKQALDSGMINQYIQEISGQNFSAKDFRTWSASKIFFETLYELGYTEEEKENKKNILAAYDAAATGLGNTRTVCKQYYVHPAIVENYENGEIQPFFEKVKPTGEKNYSSLSGSEKVMLKMIGDYEIKI
- a CDS encoding DUF4294 domain-containing protein codes for the protein MILKVLITVLFIVIFSGVSAQTKPVEDTLQKEYFIILGDTIVRETIDLDEVVILKKLSFASEKDRREYLILRRKTRKVYPYAKLASERLVELNSRLDKIKTKRDQKKYTKIVQDYIEDQFAAELKKLTKTEGQILVKLVHRQTGVTAFDLIKELKSGWRAFWYNSTASIFDISLKEKYRPHANKEDFLIEDILQRSFQAKVLEPQPSALDFNFLELRNKWTVKAKPAPLSRDVTSRQTQ